CGGGGGTCCTGCACCGGTTCGCGATTCCCGGGGTGGAGCGTGAGTTCGAGAACCTCTCCCGGGCCGGCTTGCGACTCGACTCCGGCGTCGTGGACGGCTCGGTGGTGAGCGTCCACTACGACTCGATGCTCGCCAAGGTGATCGCCTGGGCGCCCACCCGCGCCGAGGCGGCCCGGTCCCTGGCCGGCGCGCTGGCCAGGGCCGAGCTGCATGGGGTGACCACCAACCGGGACCTGCTGGTCCGGGTGCTGCGCAGCCCGGAGTTCGGCGCCGTGGAGATTGACGCCGGCTTCCTGGAGCGGCACGAGGAAGTCTTCGCCCCGCTGCTGCCGGCCGGCCAGCTCCCCCTGGTGGCCCTGGCCGCCGCGCTGGCCACCGCCGCCGCCCGTCGGGCCGATGCGCCGGTGCTCGCCGGGCTCCCGTCGGGCTGGCGCAACGTGCCCGCCTTCCCGCAGGTCACCCGCTACGCGGGGCCGAGCGGCGAGATCGAGGTCCGCTACCGGCTGGACCGCTCGGGCGGCCTCGCCGAGTGGTCGGTCTCGCCGGACGCCGGTTCCGCCGCCCTCTCCGACGGGCCGACCCCGGACGGAGCGGCTTCGGCCAGGCCGACCCCGGACGAGGCGGCCCCGGCAGACGCGCCGCCGCCGGCCGTGACCCTGGTCGGGGCGTACCCCGACCGGGTGGTGCTCGACGTGGACGGGGTGCGGCGCGCGTACCGCGTACACCGGGTGTCCTCGGACCTCTTCGTGGACGGCCCGGACGGGGCGGCGAGCCTGGCCGAGCTGCCGCGCTTCCCCGAGCCCACCGCGGAGCTGGCGGCCGGGTCGCTGGTCGCGCCGCTGCCCGGCGCGGTGACCCGGGTGCACGTCGAGGTCGGGCAGCGGGTGGCGGCCGGCGACCTGCTGCTGACCCTGGAAGCGATGAAGCTGGAACATCCCGTGCTCGCCCCGGCCGACGGCGTGGTCGCCGAGCTTCCGGTCGCGGCCGGCGGGCAGGTCGACACGGGCGCCGTGCTGGCCGTGGTCAACCCCGAGTGATCCTGGAGGCCCCGCGATGAACTTCGACCTCACCCCCGAGCAGGACCAGCTCCGCGACGCCGTGCGCGCCCTGGGCCGCCGGTACGGCCACGACTACTTCGTCAGCAAGGCGAGATCCGGTGAGCACACCACCGAGCTGTGGGACGAGGCCGGCCGGCTGGGCTACCTCGGGGTCAACATCCCCACCGAGTACGGCGGCGGCGGGGGCGGGATCACGGAGCTGGCCATCGTCTGCGAGGAGCTGGCGGCGGCCGGCTGCCCGCTGCTGCTGCTGGTGGTCTCCCCGGCCATCGCGGCCACGGTGATCGCCCGGCACGGCACCGAGGAACAGCGCAAGCGCTACCTGCCCGGCTTCGCCGACGGCTCGCTGAAGGTGGTCTTCGCGATCACCGAACCGGAGGCCGGCTCCAACTTCCACCGACTCGGCACCGTGGCCCGCCGCGACGGCGACGACTGGCTGGTCTCCGGCCGCAAGTGCTACATCTCCGGCGTCGACGAGGCGTCGTACGTGCTGGTGGTGGCAAGGACCGAGGATGCGGTCTCCGGCAAGCTGAAGCCGGCGCTGTTCGTGGTGCCGACCGACGCGTCCGGGCTGACGCGGTCCAAGCTGGACATGGAGATCGTCTCCCCGGAGAACCAGTTCCTGCTCTACCTCGACGACGTGCGGCTGCCCGCCGACGCGCTGGTCGGCGAGTCGCTGGACGCCGGCCTGCCAGCGCTCTTCGCCGGGCTCAACCCGGAACGGATCACGGTCGCCGCCATGGGCGCCGGCACCGGCCGGTACGCCATCGAACGGGCCAGCGAGTACACCGCCACCCGCAAGGTCTGGGGCGGCCGGACCATCGGCTCCCACCAGGGCGTGGCCCACCCGCTCGCGCACGCGGCCGTGCAGGTGGAGCTGGCCCGCCTGATGATCCACAAGGCGGCCACCCTCTACGACGCGGGCCGCGACCTGGAGGCCGGGGTCTCCGGCAACATGGCCAAGTACGCCGCCGGGGAGGCCGCCGCGCTGGCCGTCGACACCGCCGTCCAGGTGCTCGGCGGGGCGGGCATGACCACCGAGTACGGCGTGGCCACGCTGCTCGGCGCGGTGCGCGCCGGCCGGATCGCCCCGGTCAGCCGCGAGATGATCCTCAACTTCGTCGCCCAGCACGTCCTCGGCCAGGACAAGTCCTACTGAGCGGGCCGGGATGCGGCGGGCGCCCGATCGCCCGCCGCACCCCGGGGTCCTCAGCGGACGGTCAGCGTGCCGACCGCCGGCAGCGGGGCGACCACCGGCGGGAGCCGCTTCGGCTCACCCCGCCCAGGGGCGCCCTCGGCGGCCAGCGCGCCCTTCGACGCCTCCGCCCGCCGGGTCGCCCCCGGCTCGGCCGGCAGCTCGGCGAACGGCTGGACGTCGCCCACGCAGACCTTGCCGTTGGCCGGCAGCGCCCCGCGCAGCAGGTACGCGTCGACCGCGCCGGTCACGCAGGCCGACGTCCCGTACGCGGTGTGCCCCCAGCTGTCGCTGCTGAGCAGGCGGCTGTTCGGCAGCAGCCGGGCCGAGCTGACCGCGCCCCGGTAGTTGGTCGCCGGGTCCCAGTAGTTGCCCACCACCAGCACCGGCGCGGCGGTCCGCCGGTTGAACGGCCCGGTGTAGGCGTCTTCGTCCCGCACGGTCCAGGTCTTGCGGGCGCACGGCGAGGTGATCCACGTCCACATTCGACCGAAGTACGGGTCGCGCTTGTCGGCGTTCGCGGCCAGCGCCGGGAACGAGCCGGCGTCCTTCGGGTGGTACGCGTCGGTGCAGTCCACGCCGAGGAAGGTCTCCAACCCGTTCTCGTACGGGAAGTCGTACCGTCGGGCCTGCTCGCGGGCCTTGGCGGCCTGGCGGGTCACGTCGGCCGTCGCCGGGCGGCGGGCGGCCGGCGACGACGCCGGGTCGGTGAGCACCAGCAGTGCGGCGGTGAGGTCGACGACCTCGGCGTAGCCCGTCGGGCCGTAGAGCATGCTGAGGTTGGCGGCGACGAAGTCGGCGTACGTGACGGTGATCGGGCCGAGGTCGGGGTCCTCGATGACCACCGGCTTGGCCCGCAGCCGCTTCGCGACCAGGTCGAACGACGCGACGGGGTCGCCCTCGGCCAGCGCACACGCCTGGGCGCCGGCCCTGTCGCAGCGCACCAGGATCTCCCGCAGCGCCTTGTACGCGCCCTGCGCGCTGCGCATCCGGTCCTCCTGGGACAGGCTGCGCGCCCTGCCCTGGCCGACCCACTCGTTCGGGTTCAGCACGCCGTCGATCACCAGGGCGCGGACCCGGTCCGGGAACATGTTGGCGTAGTACTGGCCGAGGACGCTGCCGTAGCTGAAGCCGAGGAAGGTGAGCTTCCGGTCGCCCACGGCGCGGCGCAGCACGTCCATGTCCCGGGCGACCTCGGCGGTCGACATCGCGCCGCTGAGCGGCCGGCCCGTGGTGGAGCAGCCCCTGCCGACGGCCTTCGAGGAGGCCACGTACGCCTTCTCCTCGGCCTTCGTCCACGGGAACGCCACGTTCAGCCCGGCGTACGCCCGGGTCTGCTCCTTGACGGAGGGGAAGCACCTGACCTGCTGGCTGGCGGCGACGCCGCGCGGGTCGACGCCGACGATGTCGAAGCGGTCGAGCACCTCGTCACCGAGGAAGTACGGCGCGGCGAGCGCGACGTCGGTGCCGGAGCCGCCGGGGCCGCCCGGGTTGACGAAGAGGCTGCCGATCTTCCGCTGCTGGTCGCGGGCCTTGACCCGCAGCACGGCGACCTCGGTCGTGGGGCCGT
The window above is part of the Micromonospora sp. M71_S20 genome. Proteins encoded here:
- a CDS encoding alpha/beta hydrolase, with product MPRRNRSLAAAGIAGVLLAGAAVAPAAAAPSPAGGDRPVTSDRTSPQEARRVDRVPTPTLDWYACYDYAECATVRLPRDYDQPNGPTTEVAVLRVKARDQQRKIGSLFVNPGGPGGSGTDVALAAPYFLGDEVLDRFDIVGVDPRGVAASQQVRCFPSVKEQTRAYAGLNVAFPWTKAEEKAYVASSKAVGRGCSTTGRPLSGAMSTAEVARDMDVLRRAVGDRKLTFLGFSYGSVLGQYYANMFPDRVRALVIDGVLNPNEWVGQGRARSLSQEDRMRSAQGAYKALREILVRCDRAGAQACALAEGDPVASFDLVAKRLRAKPVVIEDPDLGPITVTYADFVAANLSMLYGPTGYAEVVDLTAALLVLTDPASSPAARRPATADVTRQAAKAREQARRYDFPYENGLETFLGVDCTDAYHPKDAGSFPALAANADKRDPYFGRMWTWITSPCARKTWTVRDEDAYTGPFNRRTAAPVLVVGNYWDPATNYRGAVSSARLLPNSRLLSSDSWGHTAYGTSACVTGAVDAYLLRGALPANGKVCVGDVQPFAELPAEPGATRRAEASKGALAAEGAPGRGEPKRLPPVVAPLPAVGTLTVR
- a CDS encoding acyl-CoA dehydrogenase family protein, whose protein sequence is MNFDLTPEQDQLRDAVRALGRRYGHDYFVSKARSGEHTTELWDEAGRLGYLGVNIPTEYGGGGGGITELAIVCEELAAAGCPLLLLVVSPAIAATVIARHGTEEQRKRYLPGFADGSLKVVFAITEPEAGSNFHRLGTVARRDGDDWLVSGRKCYISGVDEASYVLVVARTEDAVSGKLKPALFVVPTDASGLTRSKLDMEIVSPENQFLLYLDDVRLPADALVGESLDAGLPALFAGLNPERITVAAMGAGTGRYAIERASEYTATRKVWGGRTIGSHQGVAHPLAHAAVQVELARLMIHKAATLYDAGRDLEAGVSGNMAKYAAGEAAALAVDTAVQVLGGAGMTTEYGVATLLGAVRAGRIAPVSREMILNFVAQHVLGQDKSY
- a CDS encoding biotin carboxylase N-terminal domain-containing protein, with product MIRKLLVANRGEIARRVFATCRALGVETVAVHSDADADAPFVAEADHAVRLPGNAPAETYLRIDLILDAARRTGADAVHPGYGFLAENAEFAAAVTDAGLTWVGPPAKAIAAMGDKMAAKALLAEAGVPMLPTWTDADEITDFPVLVKASAGGGGRGMRVVRDAAALAEAVASARREAAGAFGDGTVFVERYVERGRHVEVQIFGDTHGTVAVLGVRDCSIQRRHQKIVEEAPGVLPAEVRERLHEAAAAAGRAVDYVGAGTVEFLLAPDGEIYFLEMNTRLQVEHPVTELVTLGALDLVRLQLLVAEGEPLPEHLHDRVAVRGYAIEVRLCAEDPAQGYRPAAGVLHRFAIPGVEREFENLSRAGLRLDSGVVDGSVVSVHYDSMLAKVIAWAPTRAEAARSLAGALARAELHGVTTNRDLLVRVLRSPEFGAVEIDAGFLERHEEVFAPLLPAGQLPLVALAAALATAAARRADAPVLAGLPSGWRNVPAFPQVTRYAGPSGEIEVRYRLDRSGGLAEWSVSPDAGSAALSDGPTPDGAASARPTPDEAAPADAPPPAVTLVGAYPDRVVLDVDGVRRAYRVHRVSSDLFVDGPDGAASLAELPRFPEPTAELAAGSLVAPLPGAVTRVHVEVGQRVAAGDLLLTLEAMKLEHPVLAPADGVVAELPVAAGGQVDTGAVLAVVNPE